In one Phalacrocorax carbo chromosome 16, bPhaCar2.1, whole genome shotgun sequence genomic region, the following are encoded:
- the LOC104045443 gene encoding ATP-binding cassette sub-family A member 10 isoform X1 translates to MRSLGPSLLEAVLQGWLVLSSGGLRCFSSLPCSKKGKKVLLCTCARLQIKAVTAVLPFVVFGSNFKKKMFVGLKMKTRQRNMSVFQQTRILLWKNILIKWRMKMQSFQEWILSLLFLPLMLTVCTFMMNIRYPEVPYSNLGQLDDPAYNATGVTVAFTPVTVTTRQIMNKVALNSVMIGIKLEALDNERALEEAWISNNEIIGVVFKDNFSYYLRFPTGNVAIPNDNLGYVDNCYNFSSRYCHSPRYWYKGFLSLQSSIDAAIIEVVANHSVWEEMKTISGVRMKSRSVISSITLEYSYFMVTIVMCFSPFTYFLSMNVVREKKKLKVLMKTMGLQDISFWLSWSLLYAVYVMILSCLLTALVVQDAFYLSSFPAILLLFFLYGLACIHLVFMLCSLLRTSKLAGSMGFLITFLFGCLSLVVLIENLPEPLKWFLGLFCPFAFNAGIAKIFHLEKYGMAFSFSSLMEESYFLFSTYIMLVFDSVLYMLLAMYFDKVLPGKYGIPDPPFFCLKPSYWVRSRKGTTSEMPSAASPEELLGDGVEPVPPEFVGKEAIRLNSIKKTYKKKDKKTEALRGLSLNIYEGQITALLGHSGAGKTTLLNVLSGLTLPTEGSATIYNYKLSEIGDREEIREMIGICPQFNIQFEVLTVKENLKTFAEIKGIKSKEVEREVQNILELLDISNIQDTQAEKLSGGQKRKLSIGIAMLGNPQVLLLDEPTAGLDPLSRHQVWSLLKEHRARRVILFSTQFMDEADILADRKAFISHGRLKCVGSSLFLKKKWGIGYHLRIHVSESCDLENVTSLVKRYIPNVIISGHSQYELRYKLPLENVNKFPDLFSGLDHCSNQGIINYGVSMTTLEDVFLRLEEEATVDLEDECVLGEEWAEAGPRCPNETEPGSLLLSDTGKVALGGLALWRQQVAAMAWVHFLKLKSSVKNLRSILLLYVVFLLPLVLQLTLAAAWQSVSAWELSPARYFLPLEKRAHSETTSLLVHNNTGTGIEDFIHMLQSQDLTVEITSEENITEELKHNGAIKVSRKGQSYRFTVLCHMEAVNCFPVLVNIISNALLKAFNSTVHIRIWSHPFFSTDDPRFWDYFVSFYLIYMLLLFPGFPPHFAMGYMQDYKAGARAQLRISGLFPSAYWCGQALVDIPLCWLLLFSMFGLQFAMSNKISGSIDSLFLLIMATFGYGISIVLFIYLISFIFRKGWNCDFWSFILIVVCFVSYIISRLMDFTTDVTVSLCVLCLLIPVYPLLGVIINCQQIFIEDAEIFGVTPRNDVLIAVFAPYIHSVGFIFLLRYLEIKYGRAVLRKDPIFRISPRRENSHQYPEELEEEDEDVKAEKAAVRNAIADPSREEKSVIIVSNLYKEYKIKQAGSIFKKKKTATKNISFCVKKGEVLGLLGPNGAGKSTAIKMIAGETTLTAGQVLMKRGDGAASHLQDHEPAFLGYCPQEDPLWPDLTVQEHLRVYAAVKGVCKEDMAAAVNRIVNALQLQDYLRKKPRKLSAGITRKLCFAVCMLGNPAVLLLDEPSTGMDPNGQRCVWKMIRATLKSKETGAILTTHYMEEAEAVCDRVAIVVSGQLRCIGSIQYLKNKFGKGYLLEIKVKDPERSDLLHAEILRIFPSAARQERFPSLLVYKVPMEDALPLSQAFSKLEEAKRNFNLEEYSFSLNTLAQVFLELSREQEKDNFDLTLDGTFEWKQLQQEDS, encoded by the exons ATGAGGTCTCTTGGTCCCTCACTGCTagaagctgtgctgcagggttGGCTTGTGCTCAGCTCAGGAGGCCTGAGGTGTTTCAGCTCTCTTCCTTGcagtaaaaagggaaagaaagtaTTACTGTGCACATGTGCAAGGCTCCAAATAAAAGCAGTCACTGCTGTTCTACCTTTTGTTGTAtttggaagtaattttaaaaaaaaaatgtttgtaggTTTAAAGATGAAGACACGTCAGAGGAATATGAGTGTATTCCAGCAAACTAGAattcttctgtggaaaaatataCTTATTAAGTGGAGGATGAAAATGCAGAGCTTTCAG GAGTGGATTCTGTCTCTGCTCTTTCTGCCGCTGATGCTCACAGTGTGCACGTTCATGATGAACATCCGCTACCCTGAAGTGCCTTACAGCAACCTGGGGCAGTTGGACGATCCTGCCTACAATGCCACTGGGGTCACCGTCGCTTTTACACCCGTCACTGTGACCACGAGGCAGATAATGAATAAAGTGGCCCTGAACTCTGTAATGATAG GTATAAAACTAGAAGCGCTGGACAATGAGAGAGCCCTGGAGGAAGCCTGGAtttcaaataatgaaattatagGGGTTGTATTTAAAGACAACTTCTCCTATTACCTCAGGTTTCCTACTGGGAATGTGGCTATTCCAAATGACAACTTGGGATACGTAG ATAACTGTTACAATTTCTCTTCGCGCTACTGTCACAGCCCAAGGTATTGGTACAAAGGCTTCCTGTCCCTGCAGTCCAGCATCGATGCTGCTATTATAGAG GTGGTGGCAAATCATTCTGTTtgggaagaaatgaaaacaatttctgGTGTCCGTATGAAGTCCCGTAGCGTCATCTCCTCGATTACACTTGAGTACAGTTATTTCATGGTTACTATCGTGATGTGTTTCTCTCCGTTCACGTATTTCTTATCAATGAATGTtgtaagagaaaagaagaagCTCAAGGTGTTGATGAAGACGATGGGGCTGCAGGATATTTCATTTTG GCTCTCCTGGAGTCTGCTGTATGCTGTTTACGTGATGatcctctcctgcctgctgacAGCTCTCGTGGTGCAGGACGCTTTCTACCTCAGCAGCTTCCCTGCAATCTTACTGCTGTTTTTCCTGTATGGCCTAGCATGT ATCCACCTGGTTTTCATGCTCTGCTCCCTCTTAAGGACCTCCAAACTTGCTGGTTCCATGGGGTTCCTCATCACCTTTCTCTTCGGATGCCTGAGCCTTGTGGTACTGATAGAAAATCTTCCAGAACCGTTGAAGTGGTTTCTCGGTCTCTTCTGTCCTTTTGCATTTAATGCTGGCATTGCGAAG attttccatttagaaaaatatggaatggctttctctttttctagcCTTATGGAGGAATCCTACTTTTTATTTTCGACTTACATTATGCTGGTCTTTGACTCAGTCTTGTACATGCTGTTAGCTATGTATTTCGACAAAGTGCTGCCAG GCAAATACGGCATCCCGGATCCCCCTTTTTTCTGCCTGAAGCCCTCGTACTGGGTGCGGAGCAGGAAAGGCACCACGAGCGAGATGCCCAGTGCAGCAAGCCCCGAGGAGCTCCTCGGTGATGGCGTAGAGCCGGTGCCCCCTGAATTCGTGGGGAAGGAGGCCATCAG ACtcaacagtattaaaaaaacatataaaaagaaGGACAAGAAGACAGAAGCATTAAGAG GtttgtctttaaatatttatgaggGTCAGATCACTGCCTTACTCGGCCACAGTGGGGCTGGAAAGACAACGCTGTTAAATGTGCTCAGTGGACTCACTTTGCCTACTGAAG GCTCTGCAACCATATACAACTACAAACTCTCTGAAATAGGAGATAGGGAAGAGATTAGAGAGATGATTGGCATTTGCCCACAATTCAACATACAGTTTGAAGTCTTAACGGtgaaagaaaacttgaaaactTTTGCAGAAATCAAGGGCATCAAGTCCAAAGAGGTAGAGCGAGAG GTGCAGAACATTTTGGAACTGCTGGATATCAGTAACATTCAAGACACTCAAGCTGAGAAACTGAGTGGTGGGCAAAAACGGAAGTTATCCATTGGAATAGCCATGCTTGGAAACCCCCAG gttttgttGCTGGATGAGCCAACCGCTGGGTTGGATCCTCTTTCCAGGCACCAGGTGTGGAGCCTCCTCAAGGAACACAGAGCTAGACGGGTGATCCTGTTCAGTACCCAGTTCATGGACGAGGCCGATATCCTCGCAG acCGCAAGGCTTTTATATCCCATGGGAGGCTGAAGTGTGTCGGTTCTTCTctgttcctgaagaaaaaatggGGGATTGGCTATCATTTAAG GATCCATGTCAGTGAGTCTTGTGACTTAGAGAACGTGACATCTCTGGTTAAGCGGTACATCCCCAATGTCATCATCTCAGGACACAGTCAATATGAGCTGAGATATAAACTGCCACTAGAAAATGTGAATAAATTCCCAg ATCTATTCAGTGGCCTTGACCACTGCTCCAACCAGGGCATTATCAATTACGGAGTTAGCATGACAACCCTGGAGGATGTCTTCCTGAGACTGGAGGAGGAAGCCACAGTGGATCTAGAAG ATGAGTGCGTCCTTGGGGAGGAGTGGGCAGAAGCAGGACCACGGTGCCCCAACGAGACAGAGCCGGGCTCCTTGCTGCTCTCAGACACCGGGAAGGTGGCACTTGGTGGCTTGGCTCTCTGGAGGCAGCAGGTCGCTGCCATGGCATGGGTGCACTTCTTAAAGCTTAAGAGTTCAGTGAAAAACCTGCGGTCAAT TTTGCTGCTCTATGTggtttttctgcttcctctggTTTTGCAACTGaccctggctgctgcctggcagagtGTGAGTGCCTGGGAGCTCTCACCTGCACGGTACTTCTTGCCCCTGGAGAAGAGGGCTCACTCCGAGACAACCAGCCTCCTGGTCCACAACAACACGG GTACAGGCATCGAAGACTTTATCCACATGCTCCAGAGCCAAGATCTCACAGTGGAAATAACAAGCGAGGAAAATATCACAGAGGAGCTAAAACACAACGGGGCTATAAAAGTGTCTCGCAAAGGCCAG AGCTACAGGTTTACTGTGTTATGCCACATGGAGGCTGTCAACTGCTTCCCGGTGCTTGTGAACATCATTAGCAATGCCCTGCTGAAAGCCTTCAATTCTACTGTGCACATTCGGATCTGGAGTCATCCATTTTTCTCT acaGATGATCCACGATTCTGggattattttgtttccttttaccTCATTTATATGCTGCTGTTATTCCCTGGTTTTCCTCCTCACTTTGCAATGGGCTACATGCAGGATTATAAG GCGGGAGCTCGTGCACAGCTGCGGATCTCGGGGCTCTTTCCCTCGGCGTACTGGTGCGGCCAGGCACTGGTGGACATCCCGCTGTGCTGGCTCCTTCTCTTCTCGATGTTCGGGCTTCAGTTCGCAATGAGCAACAAGATTTCCGGGAGCATCGACAGCCTCTTCTTGCTG atcATGGCTACTTTTGGCTATGGAATTTCTATTGTTCTCTTCATCTACTTGATCTCCTTCATCTTTCGCAAAGGATGGAACTGTGATTTTTGGTCTTTTATCCTGATAGTG gtatGCTTTGTGTCTTATATCATCAGCAGACTCATGGATTTCACAACTGATGTTACAGTCTCCCTCTGCGTTTTGTGTCTCTTGATTCCCGTGTACCCACTGCTGGGTGTAATAATCAACTGCCAGCAA ATTTTTATAGAAGACGCTGAGATATTTGGTGTGACTCCAAGGAATGATGTACTAATAGCTGTCTTTGCa CCTTATATCCATTCTGtgggtttcatttttcttcttcgATATTTGGAGATAAAATATGGAAGAGCAGTTCTGAGAAAGGACCCGATATTTAG GATTTCCCCGAGAAGAGAAAACAGCCACCAGTACCCCGAGGAGCTcgaagaggaagatgaagatgttaaagctgaaaaagcagcagtgagaaATGCCATAGCGGATCCGAGTCGGGAGGAG aaatcagTCATTATTGTCAGCAATCTCTACAAGgaatacaaaataaagcaagctggCTCCATttttaagaagaagaaaacggccaccaaaaatatttccttctgtgttAAAAAAG GAGAAGTATTAGGACTTCTGGGACCCAACGGAGCTGGTAAAAGCACGGCTATCAAAATGATTGCCGGAGAGACGACACTGACTGCTGGGCAG GTACTGATGAAGAGGGGCGATGGAGCAGCCTCCCACCTGCAGGACCACgagcctgctttcctggggtACTGCCCGCAGGAGGACCCGCTCTGGCCAGACCTCACCGTGCAGGAGCACCTGCGTGTCTACGCGGCAGTGAAAGGGGTGTGCAAGGAGGATATGGCTGCTGCTGTCAACCG AATAGTGAATGCTCTGCAGCTTCAAgactatttaagaaaaaaacccagaaaattatCTGCTGGGATAACCAGaaag CTGTGCTTCGCAGTGTGCATGCTGGGCAACCCTGCAGTCCTGCTCCTGGACGAGCCGTCGACTGGCATGGACCCCAACGGGCAGCGCTGTGTCTG GAAAATGATTCGTGCCACCCTGAAATCCAAGGAGACAGGAGCCATTCTGACGACACACTACatggaggaggcagaggcagTGTGCGACCGCGTGGCCATCGTGGTGTCTGGGCAGCTACG GTGCATTGGCTCTATTCAGTACCTGAAGAACAAGTTTGGCAAAGGCTATCTACTGGAAATTAAGGTCAAGGACCCAGAGCGCAGTGATCTTCTCCATGCTGAGATTCTGAGGATTTTCCCAAGTGCAGCCCGTCAGGAGCG atTCCCCTCTTTGCTAGTCTACAAGGTCCCAATGGAAGATGCACTGCCCCTCTCTCAGGCTTTCTCCAAGCTAGAGGAAG CCAAACGAAACTTCAACCTCGAGGAGTACAGCTTCTCTTTGAATACTTTGGCTCAG GTGTTTTTGGAACTCTCCCGAGAGCAGGAAAAGGATAATTTCGATCTGACTTTGGATGGGACTTTCGAATGGAAACAGCTTCAGCAGGAGGATAGTTAA
- the LOC104045443 gene encoding ATP-binding cassette sub-family A member 10 isoform X2, which produces MKTRQRNMSVFQQTRILLWKNILIKWRMKMQSFQEWILSLLFLPLMLTVCTFMMNIRYPEVPYSNLGQLDDPAYNATGVTVAFTPVTVTTRQIMNKVALNSVMIGIKLEALDNERALEEAWISNNEIIGVVFKDNFSYYLRFPTGNVAIPNDNLGYVDNCYNFSSRYCHSPRYWYKGFLSLQSSIDAAIIEVVANHSVWEEMKTISGVRMKSRSVISSITLEYSYFMVTIVMCFSPFTYFLSMNVVREKKKLKVLMKTMGLQDISFWLSWSLLYAVYVMILSCLLTALVVQDAFYLSSFPAILLLFFLYGLACIHLVFMLCSLLRTSKLAGSMGFLITFLFGCLSLVVLIENLPEPLKWFLGLFCPFAFNAGIAKIFHLEKYGMAFSFSSLMEESYFLFSTYIMLVFDSVLYMLLAMYFDKVLPGKYGIPDPPFFCLKPSYWVRSRKGTTSEMPSAASPEELLGDGVEPVPPEFVGKEAIRLNSIKKTYKKKDKKTEALRGLSLNIYEGQITALLGHSGAGKTTLLNVLSGLTLPTEGSATIYNYKLSEIGDREEIREMIGICPQFNIQFEVLTVKENLKTFAEIKGIKSKEVEREVQNILELLDISNIQDTQAEKLSGGQKRKLSIGIAMLGNPQVLLLDEPTAGLDPLSRHQVWSLLKEHRARRVILFSTQFMDEADILADRKAFISHGRLKCVGSSLFLKKKWGIGYHLRIHVSESCDLENVTSLVKRYIPNVIISGHSQYELRYKLPLENVNKFPDLFSGLDHCSNQGIINYGVSMTTLEDVFLRLEEEATVDLEDECVLGEEWAEAGPRCPNETEPGSLLLSDTGKVALGGLALWRQQVAAMAWVHFLKLKSSVKNLRSILLLYVVFLLPLVLQLTLAAAWQSVSAWELSPARYFLPLEKRAHSETTSLLVHNNTGTGIEDFIHMLQSQDLTVEITSEENITEELKHNGAIKVSRKGQSYRFTVLCHMEAVNCFPVLVNIISNALLKAFNSTVHIRIWSHPFFSTDDPRFWDYFVSFYLIYMLLLFPGFPPHFAMGYMQDYKAGARAQLRISGLFPSAYWCGQALVDIPLCWLLLFSMFGLQFAMSNKISGSIDSLFLLIMATFGYGISIVLFIYLISFIFRKGWNCDFWSFILIVVCFVSYIISRLMDFTTDVTVSLCVLCLLIPVYPLLGVIINCQQIFIEDAEIFGVTPRNDVLIAVFAPYIHSVGFIFLLRYLEIKYGRAVLRKDPIFRISPRRENSHQYPEELEEEDEDVKAEKAAVRNAIADPSREEKSVIIVSNLYKEYKIKQAGSIFKKKKTATKNISFCVKKGEVLGLLGPNGAGKSTAIKMIAGETTLTAGQVLMKRGDGAASHLQDHEPAFLGYCPQEDPLWPDLTVQEHLRVYAAVKGVCKEDMAAAVNRIVNALQLQDYLRKKPRKLSAGITRKLCFAVCMLGNPAVLLLDEPSTGMDPNGQRCVWKMIRATLKSKETGAILTTHYMEEAEAVCDRVAIVVSGQLRCIGSIQYLKNKFGKGYLLEIKVKDPERSDLLHAEILRIFPSAARQERFPSLLVYKVPMEDALPLSQAFSKLEEAKRNFNLEEYSFSLNTLAQVFLELSREQEKDNFDLTLDGTFEWKQLQQEDS; this is translated from the exons ATGAAGACACGTCAGAGGAATATGAGTGTATTCCAGCAAACTAGAattcttctgtggaaaaatataCTTATTAAGTGGAGGATGAAAATGCAGAGCTTTCAG GAGTGGATTCTGTCTCTGCTCTTTCTGCCGCTGATGCTCACAGTGTGCACGTTCATGATGAACATCCGCTACCCTGAAGTGCCTTACAGCAACCTGGGGCAGTTGGACGATCCTGCCTACAATGCCACTGGGGTCACCGTCGCTTTTACACCCGTCACTGTGACCACGAGGCAGATAATGAATAAAGTGGCCCTGAACTCTGTAATGATAG GTATAAAACTAGAAGCGCTGGACAATGAGAGAGCCCTGGAGGAAGCCTGGAtttcaaataatgaaattatagGGGTTGTATTTAAAGACAACTTCTCCTATTACCTCAGGTTTCCTACTGGGAATGTGGCTATTCCAAATGACAACTTGGGATACGTAG ATAACTGTTACAATTTCTCTTCGCGCTACTGTCACAGCCCAAGGTATTGGTACAAAGGCTTCCTGTCCCTGCAGTCCAGCATCGATGCTGCTATTATAGAG GTGGTGGCAAATCATTCTGTTtgggaagaaatgaaaacaatttctgGTGTCCGTATGAAGTCCCGTAGCGTCATCTCCTCGATTACACTTGAGTACAGTTATTTCATGGTTACTATCGTGATGTGTTTCTCTCCGTTCACGTATTTCTTATCAATGAATGTtgtaagagaaaagaagaagCTCAAGGTGTTGATGAAGACGATGGGGCTGCAGGATATTTCATTTTG GCTCTCCTGGAGTCTGCTGTATGCTGTTTACGTGATGatcctctcctgcctgctgacAGCTCTCGTGGTGCAGGACGCTTTCTACCTCAGCAGCTTCCCTGCAATCTTACTGCTGTTTTTCCTGTATGGCCTAGCATGT ATCCACCTGGTTTTCATGCTCTGCTCCCTCTTAAGGACCTCCAAACTTGCTGGTTCCATGGGGTTCCTCATCACCTTTCTCTTCGGATGCCTGAGCCTTGTGGTACTGATAGAAAATCTTCCAGAACCGTTGAAGTGGTTTCTCGGTCTCTTCTGTCCTTTTGCATTTAATGCTGGCATTGCGAAG attttccatttagaaaaatatggaatggctttctctttttctagcCTTATGGAGGAATCCTACTTTTTATTTTCGACTTACATTATGCTGGTCTTTGACTCAGTCTTGTACATGCTGTTAGCTATGTATTTCGACAAAGTGCTGCCAG GCAAATACGGCATCCCGGATCCCCCTTTTTTCTGCCTGAAGCCCTCGTACTGGGTGCGGAGCAGGAAAGGCACCACGAGCGAGATGCCCAGTGCAGCAAGCCCCGAGGAGCTCCTCGGTGATGGCGTAGAGCCGGTGCCCCCTGAATTCGTGGGGAAGGAGGCCATCAG ACtcaacagtattaaaaaaacatataaaaagaaGGACAAGAAGACAGAAGCATTAAGAG GtttgtctttaaatatttatgaggGTCAGATCACTGCCTTACTCGGCCACAGTGGGGCTGGAAAGACAACGCTGTTAAATGTGCTCAGTGGACTCACTTTGCCTACTGAAG GCTCTGCAACCATATACAACTACAAACTCTCTGAAATAGGAGATAGGGAAGAGATTAGAGAGATGATTGGCATTTGCCCACAATTCAACATACAGTTTGAAGTCTTAACGGtgaaagaaaacttgaaaactTTTGCAGAAATCAAGGGCATCAAGTCCAAAGAGGTAGAGCGAGAG GTGCAGAACATTTTGGAACTGCTGGATATCAGTAACATTCAAGACACTCAAGCTGAGAAACTGAGTGGTGGGCAAAAACGGAAGTTATCCATTGGAATAGCCATGCTTGGAAACCCCCAG gttttgttGCTGGATGAGCCAACCGCTGGGTTGGATCCTCTTTCCAGGCACCAGGTGTGGAGCCTCCTCAAGGAACACAGAGCTAGACGGGTGATCCTGTTCAGTACCCAGTTCATGGACGAGGCCGATATCCTCGCAG acCGCAAGGCTTTTATATCCCATGGGAGGCTGAAGTGTGTCGGTTCTTCTctgttcctgaagaaaaaatggGGGATTGGCTATCATTTAAG GATCCATGTCAGTGAGTCTTGTGACTTAGAGAACGTGACATCTCTGGTTAAGCGGTACATCCCCAATGTCATCATCTCAGGACACAGTCAATATGAGCTGAGATATAAACTGCCACTAGAAAATGTGAATAAATTCCCAg ATCTATTCAGTGGCCTTGACCACTGCTCCAACCAGGGCATTATCAATTACGGAGTTAGCATGACAACCCTGGAGGATGTCTTCCTGAGACTGGAGGAGGAAGCCACAGTGGATCTAGAAG ATGAGTGCGTCCTTGGGGAGGAGTGGGCAGAAGCAGGACCACGGTGCCCCAACGAGACAGAGCCGGGCTCCTTGCTGCTCTCAGACACCGGGAAGGTGGCACTTGGTGGCTTGGCTCTCTGGAGGCAGCAGGTCGCTGCCATGGCATGGGTGCACTTCTTAAAGCTTAAGAGTTCAGTGAAAAACCTGCGGTCAAT TTTGCTGCTCTATGTggtttttctgcttcctctggTTTTGCAACTGaccctggctgctgcctggcagagtGTGAGTGCCTGGGAGCTCTCACCTGCACGGTACTTCTTGCCCCTGGAGAAGAGGGCTCACTCCGAGACAACCAGCCTCCTGGTCCACAACAACACGG GTACAGGCATCGAAGACTTTATCCACATGCTCCAGAGCCAAGATCTCACAGTGGAAATAACAAGCGAGGAAAATATCACAGAGGAGCTAAAACACAACGGGGCTATAAAAGTGTCTCGCAAAGGCCAG AGCTACAGGTTTACTGTGTTATGCCACATGGAGGCTGTCAACTGCTTCCCGGTGCTTGTGAACATCATTAGCAATGCCCTGCTGAAAGCCTTCAATTCTACTGTGCACATTCGGATCTGGAGTCATCCATTTTTCTCT acaGATGATCCACGATTCTGggattattttgtttccttttaccTCATTTATATGCTGCTGTTATTCCCTGGTTTTCCTCCTCACTTTGCAATGGGCTACATGCAGGATTATAAG GCGGGAGCTCGTGCACAGCTGCGGATCTCGGGGCTCTTTCCCTCGGCGTACTGGTGCGGCCAGGCACTGGTGGACATCCCGCTGTGCTGGCTCCTTCTCTTCTCGATGTTCGGGCTTCAGTTCGCAATGAGCAACAAGATTTCCGGGAGCATCGACAGCCTCTTCTTGCTG atcATGGCTACTTTTGGCTATGGAATTTCTATTGTTCTCTTCATCTACTTGATCTCCTTCATCTTTCGCAAAGGATGGAACTGTGATTTTTGGTCTTTTATCCTGATAGTG gtatGCTTTGTGTCTTATATCATCAGCAGACTCATGGATTTCACAACTGATGTTACAGTCTCCCTCTGCGTTTTGTGTCTCTTGATTCCCGTGTACCCACTGCTGGGTGTAATAATCAACTGCCAGCAA ATTTTTATAGAAGACGCTGAGATATTTGGTGTGACTCCAAGGAATGATGTACTAATAGCTGTCTTTGCa CCTTATATCCATTCTGtgggtttcatttttcttcttcgATATTTGGAGATAAAATATGGAAGAGCAGTTCTGAGAAAGGACCCGATATTTAG GATTTCCCCGAGAAGAGAAAACAGCCACCAGTACCCCGAGGAGCTcgaagaggaagatgaagatgttaaagctgaaaaagcagcagtgagaaATGCCATAGCGGATCCGAGTCGGGAGGAG aaatcagTCATTATTGTCAGCAATCTCTACAAGgaatacaaaataaagcaagctggCTCCATttttaagaagaagaaaacggccaccaaaaatatttccttctgtgttAAAAAAG GAGAAGTATTAGGACTTCTGGGACCCAACGGAGCTGGTAAAAGCACGGCTATCAAAATGATTGCCGGAGAGACGACACTGACTGCTGGGCAG GTACTGATGAAGAGGGGCGATGGAGCAGCCTCCCACCTGCAGGACCACgagcctgctttcctggggtACTGCCCGCAGGAGGACCCGCTCTGGCCAGACCTCACCGTGCAGGAGCACCTGCGTGTCTACGCGGCAGTGAAAGGGGTGTGCAAGGAGGATATGGCTGCTGCTGTCAACCG AATAGTGAATGCTCTGCAGCTTCAAgactatttaagaaaaaaacccagaaaattatCTGCTGGGATAACCAGaaag CTGTGCTTCGCAGTGTGCATGCTGGGCAACCCTGCAGTCCTGCTCCTGGACGAGCCGTCGACTGGCATGGACCCCAACGGGCAGCGCTGTGTCTG GAAAATGATTCGTGCCACCCTGAAATCCAAGGAGACAGGAGCCATTCTGACGACACACTACatggaggaggcagaggcagTGTGCGACCGCGTGGCCATCGTGGTGTCTGGGCAGCTACG GTGCATTGGCTCTATTCAGTACCTGAAGAACAAGTTTGGCAAAGGCTATCTACTGGAAATTAAGGTCAAGGACCCAGAGCGCAGTGATCTTCTCCATGCTGAGATTCTGAGGATTTTCCCAAGTGCAGCCCGTCAGGAGCG atTCCCCTCTTTGCTAGTCTACAAGGTCCCAATGGAAGATGCACTGCCCCTCTCTCAGGCTTTCTCCAAGCTAGAGGAAG CCAAACGAAACTTCAACCTCGAGGAGTACAGCTTCTCTTTGAATACTTTGGCTCAG GTGTTTTTGGAACTCTCCCGAGAGCAGGAAAAGGATAATTTCGATCTGACTTTGGATGGGACTTTCGAATGGAAACAGCTTCAGCAGGAGGATAGTTAA